In the Aster yellows witches'-broom phytoplasma AYWB genome, CTAAAAATTCTAAAAAAGCGCCCCCACCAGTAGAAATATGGCTGAAATTTTGATCTAGACCGTATTTAAAGACTGAAGCAGCACTATCGCCGCCACCAATAATAGTAGTTTTATTGGGTGAAAGATTACTTATTGTTTGGGCTAAAGCTTTGGTTCCTTTAGAAAATTGTTCAAATTCAAACACTCCTACAGGACCATTCCAAACAACCGTTTGAGCCGTTTGTAAATGAGTTGTGAAAAGTTCAATTGTTTTAGGTCCAATATCAAGTCCCATTACATCATCAGGAATATTATCATAACTATAAACAGCTACTTGTGTTGTTGGCGAAAATTCTTTTCCACAAACAAAATCTTTAGGTAAAACGATTTTTTTGACTTCTGGAGAAGCTAATAATTCTTTTACTAAAGGGATTTTGTCTGCTTCTAGCAAACTAGTACCTATGTTAAAACCTTTGGCTTTAAGACAAGTATAGCTCATTCCTCCACCTATCAAAAGAACATCAACTTTTTGCAAAAGGCTGCGAATAACTCCAATTTTGTCAGATACTTTGGAGCCACCCAAAACAGCAACCAAAGGTCTTTGAGGAGTTTGTACAATTTTTTTTAAAAAAGATATTTCTTTTTCGACCAAAAAACCAAAACATTTTTCTTTGATATATGTTGCAATGCCTACATTAGAAGCATGGGTGCGGTGGCATGTTCCAAAAGCATCATTGACAAAAATATCACCTAAAGATGCCCAATATTTGCCTAATTCGGGGTCGTTTTTACTTTCTTTTTTGAAAGGAACATCTTCAAAACGAGTGTTTTGTACTACTAACACATCCCCTGGAAGCATCTTGCAAACAGCTTGATTTAAGATTTTTCCTTGGGTTTCTGGAACAAACTTTACTTTTTGTTGCAAATGAAAAGCAATTTTTTCAGCTACCACTTGCAAGCTAAAATGGACTTTATCAGCTTCAGTTTTTACACGTCCCAAATGAGAAAAAATAATAACTTTAGTTTTTTGCTTAACCAAATATTGTAAAGTGGGTAAAATAGCCTTAATTCTGTTGTCATCTGTGATAACGCCGTTTTCTAAAGGAACATTTAGGTCTGCTCGTAATAAAACTTTTTTATTTGTAATGTTCATATTAGTTAAGGATTTTGTCATGCATTTATGCCTTTCACTTAATAAATATTAATTATTTTTAAGTTATTTTTAATATAAATTAGTAAATAGTTAGTTTTGATTGTGTCATTTTTATTATAAATTTTTTTTATTTTATCAAATGTTTAGAGTAATAATAATTTTTAAATTATTGATTATTATTTTAGTGTTTATGTTTTTTAATTTTTTCGATTGTTGATTATGGCAATTCGTCTTTAATGACATTTAGTTCTTCCAAGCATTGATCAAGTTCACCTTCTATAAGGTTTTATTTGCGATTGGTAAAAACTCATATTACAAAAGTTAAAAAAAACATTTCGCCTCTCATTAACCGTTGCTTTTCAAAATCATTAATTCTTTCAACAATAAATTGAATTTATAAAGAAGATTTTTCTTTTAATTTGAAATTATCGTATTCAGTTAACCTAATTTTAACATCTTTAATTAACCACTCTTAATAAAACAAAAAGTTTGGTTTCGTTTTTTCCTTTAAAATAACTGCACAAAGCTAAAATACCAACAAATAATAGTTACAAGTGTTTTAATTGCTAATAAAACAATAACTATAGTATTGTTGGTGTTCATATTTGTATTAGAACTTACCATATTTTGGACCTTTCTTCTATAAAATATAAAAAAGGAAGTTTTTTTTAATGGTAACTATATTTTTTTAAGGAAGTTATTTAAAATTAGAAATTATTAATATTAAATAATTAGGCTTTGTTGATTGAACCAAAAAGAGCTAATTTATGCCTCATTAATTCTTTAATAGCTAAAAAACCGGGATTTAATAACTTGCGCGGATCAAAGCCTTTGTCTGTTAAATCTTTTTTTTCTTCGATGTATTGTCTAGTGGCTCGGGCAAAAACTAATTGAAATTCGGTATTGACGTTGATTTTTGCTACTCCCAAAGAAATAGCTTTTTTAATCATGTCTTCAGGAATGCCAGTTCCTCCGTGCAGCACTAGGGGCATTTGTTTTTTAGTAAGTGCTCTAATTGTTGCAAAAACACTAAAATCAAGTCCTGTCCAATTATCAGGATATTTACCGTGCACATTGCCAATTCCAGCAGCAAGCATATCAACACCTAAATCAGCAATTTGTTTGCATTCTTGAGGATCTGCAATTTCTCCTTTACCAATAATGCCATCTTCTTCACCACCGATGCCCCCAACTTCTGCTTCTATTAAAAGTCCTTTTTGGTGACATATTTCAGTGATTTCTTTGGTTTTGCTTAAATTTTGGGCAAAATCATAATGACTGCCATCAAACATAACAGAAGTGAAACCTGCCTCCATTGCTTGTTTGGCGGCTTCATAAGAGCCGTGATCTAAATGCAAAATAACAGGAACAGAGACATTATAAAAGGCGTCTAGTTCTCTTACCATTGCAACGACTGTTTTAAGTCCTCCCATATATTTTGCAGCTCCTTCGGATACTCCTAAAATAACAGGTGATTTTAGTTCTTCGGCAGTTTGTAAAGCAGCTTTGGTCCATTCTAAATTGTTAATATTTACTTGAGCTATAGCGTATTCTTGTTGATGTGCTTTTAAAAGAACATTTTTATCGGAAGTTAACATTTAACTTAATCCTTTCTTTGGTTTTAGATTTGCATCTAAATTGTAATTAATGAGGTTTGTTAATTGGATTTTTTGAATAAAAAAATAATTTAGGAATTTAGAAAAGTTTTTTAAGGTATAAGTGCAAAAAAATATTATTATTATTGTCAAAAAGAATGCAAATTAACGTTTTTAAAATCACAAAACAGAGAAGAAAAATATAAAAATTATAAAAGCCAGCAAAAATGTATGCTGTTTTTAAATTAAAATCCAAAAGAAAAAATTAAACTAAATGATGTAGTTTTAAAAAATCATAGAATTTATCATCGTCGATATGAGGAGCCAAAAGATTACAATTATCTTTTATTTCTTGGCAATTGGTGTTTTCCAATCCGATGCCTAAATCAGCTAATTTAAGCATTTCAACATCATTATAGCCGTCTCCTACGCAAACTAATTGATGATTGCAGTAAAGCTCTTTTAATTTTTTAATACCACAAGTTTTATTCACGCTTTGAGGAACTAAATCAACACCACCATTAGTTCTCCAATAATACTTTTGCAAGTCTTTCAAATCTTTAAGAAAATTTTGCAATTTTTCTTTGTTGGGTTCGAATAGCCACACTTGATAAACATTGTTGTGCAAATGGAATTCAGGGTCAACTACAGATTTTTTATTGGTGCAATAAAGCTCTCCTAATGAAGGCGGAATTAAGTCTTGTGGACTTGGCACAATTTCTTGTGTCATTCCTGTAAGACCTATGTGAATGTTGGCTTGATGGGCTTTTTCAATTAGTTCTTTAACTACTTCTTTTTTAAAAGGTCTATCATCAATTACTTTATCAAAATATTTAGTAAGACCGCCGTTAAAAAACACAAAATGTTTGAAATAAGGTAGCAAATCACCTAAAACATCTATTCTTTTAATGTTTCTTCCTGTGGCAACTGCTAAAACATTATCAGGGTTTTGGGATAAAGTTTGGATGGCTTTGATCGTTTGAGGAAAGATTTTTTTATATTTAGAACTTAAAAGGGTGCCATCAATATCAAAAATAAATAAAGATTCTTTTTTTTGTTTCATTTGAAACTCCTATTATCCTAACGTATTTGAAAAAAACAAAAAATGATGAAATGCAAAAAATGAAAGAAAAAACAATTAGAAAAAAAGGAGGATTAATTAATTGTAGCAAATTTAAATAAAAACATTTACCAAATCATTAGTAACAAAAAGGACAATCATTTTTTTGAAAAATATCTTTAGTGGAAACTAAGACTTGTTTGCTTGCTATTTGAGCAAAAAATAAAAAATCCTCGGTTTGGAGGGAAGCTTTTCCTGCTAAAATACCATCAATAGCGGGTTGTTCTAAAATAGATTTAATATTGGCAACAGACAACGAACCGCCATAAATAATTCTAATTGCACAAGATGCTTGGAAAGAATAAAGTGCAGTGACTTTTTCTCGGATTTGTTCAATGGTTTTGTTAGCATCTTGGGGATTTGCGCTTTTGCCTGTACCAATTGCCCAAACCGGTTCATAAGCGATGATCATGTTTTTTAATGCTTCTTCTGGAACGCCTGCAAAAATGTTGGTTAATTGTTGGTCTAAAAACATTTGAGTTTGGTTGTTTTCCTTAGTAAGAAGTGATTCACCCACACAAACAGTAGGAACTAATTTGTGTTTGAGAGCCGATAAAAGTTTTAGATTAACTGTTTGATCAGTTTCTCCAAAAAGAGTTCTTCTTTCGCTGTGTCCTAATAAAACGTGTTTGACACCTAGTGAAAGCAAATTTTGCGGTGAAACTTCACCAGTAAAAGCGCCTTCGGTTTCATAAAACATATTTTGAGCCCCTACTTGTAAATTGGCGCCTTGTAATTGTACTAAGGGATCTAATAAGGTAAGTTGGGGGAAAATTAGAGTTTGGACTTGGGTTTGATCAGGAACTTGCAAACTTACTTTTTGGATAAATTCCAGAGCTTCGTCTTTGCATTTGTGCATTTTCCAATTACCTGCAATCACTTTTGTTCTTGGTTTGTAATTCATAAATTACTCCTTTAATATTTTTTTGCAAAAAATAGATGATTAGAAAAATTTAAACTAATTTTTTAAATCAATATTTTTTGAAGTAGAAATTATTAAAAAAATAAAATATTGAATTAAAATTTGTGATAAAGAGAAAGAAAAATACGAAAAGATTTATTATTTTATATTAACATTTACAAATAAAATTATATCATAACAAGGCAAAGGCAAAAAGATTAAATGTTTAAAAAATATAAATAAATATGGTAGTTTAGATTTACTTAAAAAGGTAAATTAAAGAGTATGAGAGCAAAAAAAGAACTCAAAAGCCAAGAATCAAATCTATCTAAAAAACCACCATGACCCGGAAGGAAACTTCCAAAGTCTTTGATGCCATAATCTCTTTTAAATTTGGAAGCTAACAAATCGCTGATTTGAGAAATAATTGAAATTAAAAAAGTATAAATGGAGAATCTAATACAAGAGTCACATTTAAGAAATAAAAAGACAATCAAAACTGTTATAGTAGAACCGAAAGTGCCTAAAATAGCACCTTTTTGAGTTTTTTTAGGACTTAGGTGAGGGGCTAGGGAACTTGTTCCTAAAAATGGACAAAAACACGGGAAACGCGCTAAAAAAGCAAAAGAATCAGTGAACATAACTGATAAAACAAACAAAAAAAAATAATGCCAATGTAGGAAAAATAAAGAAAAAAGACAAGCCATCAAAAAACCTATATAAAAAGTGATAAGAAAGGTTTTGCTTACATCTTTAGTTTGCAAAAAGGGTAAAAAAACTAGCATTATTAAAACTAACAAAAAAGGTAAAAATAAAAGGAGGAAAAAATAATAATTAAATAACGGTTGTTTTAAATATGATAAAAAACTTTTGAAAGGTAGCAAAAAATCATTTCTTAATTTATTATTTTGACAAATATTTTGATACAAAATCAAACAAACGCCTGTAAAAAATAATAAAGTAGAAGTGGCAACTAAACCAAATTTAATAAAGGTTTGTTTTTGGGTGTCTTTGGGGTGGTTGAGTATAAAAAACATTTCTTGGACTGCTTTTATTACTAAACTGGCAAAAACTAAAAATTTGATTTCTAAAGGAGCGCAATAATAAAAGAAAAAAGAAAATAAAACTAAGGTCCCCCCTGTTATTATTCTCTTTTTTATCATATAAACCTCCATTTTTTTAAAGCAAAAGGTAAAAATTGGGTGAAATTATTATATTTTAAAAACAAAATCATTTTAAGCTTTTGATAATTCAATGTTTTTAGTGGCAGTTTGTTTGTCAATAAGTTTAATATTTTTATCAGTTAATGTTTGAATTTGATTTAAATAAAAAGTTTCTAAATCTTTAGTAAGTTCAACTTTTTTGATTTTGTCGTTGCCTTCGCGACGAACGTTTCTGATAGCTACTTTGGTTTTTTCTGATAGTTGCTCTACTTCTTTCATTAAAGCTTTTCTTCTCTCTTCGGTTGGTTTGGGGAAGACAAGCCTTACAACTACACCATCAGTTTGAGGAGTGATTCCTAGATTAGACGCCAAAAGAACTTTTTTAATATTAGGAATTAAATTGCTATCGTAAGGTTTGATGTTGATTTGGTTACCTTCAGAAACACTAATAGAGGCTAACGTTTTTAAAAAAGTGGTCGCTCCATAATAATTAACAGTAATTTTATCTAAAATATTAGGATTAGCAGTTCCAGTGCGAATATCACAAAAGTTTTTTAACATTAATTCTTGGGCTTGAGTCATTTTAATTTCTAAAGACGCAAGAATATCTTTGGCAAATTGTTGCATATTTATTCTCCTTTTGAACTAATAACAGTACCTATGTTGCCTTCTTTGAGTACAACTTTTTTGATGTTACCTTTTTTTAACATATTAAAAACTAAAATATCGATATTATTTTCTAAACAAAGAGAAGCGGCTGTAATATCCATAACTGCCAGTCTTTGAGATAAAATTTGTTGGTGTTTTATGTGTTTGATTAAAACGGCATCTTGGTATTTTTTGGGATCTTTATTGTAAACACCTTCAATATTGTTTTTAGCCATTAAAATAACATCGATGTTTAGTTCGGCAGCTCTTAGGGCAGCAGCAGTATCGGTGGAAAAATAAGGAGAACCAGCTCCTGCACCTAAAATAACTACTCTATCTTTTTCCAAATGACGAATAGCTTTGCGGCGAATATAGGGTTCAGCTACCGAAGAAACAGGAAAGGCGGTCATCACGCGTGTGATGGTGTTTGTTTGTTCTAAGGCATCTTGCAAAGCTAAAGAATTCATGATAGTTCCAAGCATTCCCATATAATCTGCCTGAGAACGATCCATACCAAGTTCTTCACCAGTGCGCCCACGCCAAAGATTGCCTGCTCCTACAATGATAGCAATTTTGACTCCTAAGTCTTTTATTTCTTTGATTTCCCAAGCAATTTTTTTAATAGTGCGAGGATCAATGCCGTATGAAGAGTCGCCTTTAAGAGATTCACCACTTAATTTTAAAAGAATTTTTTTATGCATCCACAAACCCTTTCTTCATAAACATCCGAAACATCTTTAAAAGAGTCTAAATTTGAGTTTGTTAAATGAAGTATGAAATAAAGTATTTTTGAATTATTAGTTACCCATTTCCCAACGAACATAATAAACTACATCAGTATTGTTGGCTTTAAGGTAATCTTTTACTTTTTGATCTGCATTTTTGACAAAAGGTTGTTCTGATAAACACATGTCTTTTAACATTTTGCCTAAACGATTTTCAATAATTTTTTCTATCATTTGTGCTGGTTTGTCTGATAATTCTTTGGCAGCTTGTTTGTGTAAAATCTTTTTTTCTTCTGCTAAAAATGTAGGGTCTACTTTGTCAGGAGTTAAAAATTGTGGTTTGGAAGCAGCTATATGCATCGCTATGTCTTCTGATACAGAAGGGCAGTCGTTTTTTAAAACTACCAAAACAGAAATACGTCCACCTTGGTGTTTGTAAATTCCAAAAGATTCTTGAGGCTTTTTAGTAACTTTTAAAACACGTTTAAGAGTGATATTTTCGCCCAAAACTGAGGTTTTTTCGAACAATAATTCTTGAACTGTTTTATTTTGATAATTAAAGGCTAAAAGGTCTTTAACGTTAGATAATTGTTTTTTTAAAATAATTTCTCCAAGCATTTTTACTAATTGTTGAAAATGTTCGTTTTTAGAAACAAAATCAGTCTCAGAATTGATTTCATATAAAAAAGCATTATTGCCAGCAAAAACAATATTAGTGATGCCTTCAGAAGTTACGCGTCCTTGTTTTTGAGCTGCTTTAATGATGCCTTTTTCTCTTAAAAAAACAATGGCTTTTTCAATGTTGCCTTCAGTTTGTTGTAAAGCTTTGTGACATTCATTCATTCCAGCATGCGTTTTTTGACGCAAATCCTTAATCATTTCGGCTGTAATTTTCATTTATTGCTCCATTCTAAATTTTAATAATTTGATTACTTTTAATTATAAATTGTAAAAATAAAAAAATTGTGTATTGGTTAGTTAAGGACCAAAAAAATTTAATTATCTTTGATTTTGATTTTGGTAAGATGGTTTTCTTGGTGAATCTTGGTAAGGACGTTTGTTAAGGGTGTTGTAATTTTGAGGTTTTAATGGGTTTTTGGCATCAAAAGTTTCTGCTTTTTCAGCAACACCACCATTGCCTTGAACACAAGCATTAGCCATTAACCAAATAATTAATTTCACTCCTCTAATAGCATCATCATTAGCAGGAATAATGTAGTCCACTAAATCAGGGTCACAGTTAGTGTCTACAATCCCAAAAACTTTGATTCCTAATTTTCGCGCTTCGGCAACTGCGATGCTTTCTTTTTCTGGGTCAAAAATAAAAATAGCTTGAGGCAAGTTTTTCATGTCTTTGATGCCACCTAAGAATTTTTCTAATTTGTCTCTTTTGCGCTTTAATTTCACTACTTCTTTTTTAGGAAGTTTTTTCCAAAGTCCTTCTTCTTCTTGTTTGTGGAGCAAATGAAGTAATTCGATTCTTTTTAAAATAGTTTTGAAATTAGTTAGCGTGCCGCCTAACCAACGATGATCCACGTAGTATTGTTGTGAACGTTGTGCTTCTTCTCTAATCGATGATTGAATTTGTTTTTTGGTGCCTAAAAATAAAGCTTTTCCGCCTGAAGTAATGATGTTTAGCAATTCTTGATAAGCTTTTTCAATTTCTTCTGAAGTTTTTTTCAAGTTGATGATATGAATGCCATTTCTAGAAGTAAAAATGTAGGGTTTCATTTTGGGATTCCATTTGCGAGTAGCATGACCAAAATATACTCCTGATTCTAATAATTGTTTTGTTGTAACTACTGCCATTATTATTAAAAAACTCCTTTTTATTTTGATTGATATATTTTCTGAAATATTGTAATGAATTGTGATTAAAAATAAATAAATGATAACTTTGTTTGTGTTTGGGCTTTTTCATTTTAACTATTTAATACATTTTTTAATTGTGTTATAAAATATTTGAGCAATGCATTTATACATCCCTTATGATTAAATAAAAGCTTTTTTTGAAAATTTTTTTTGGGAAGAAAAATTGACGTTTTGAATAATTATGTGATAATTATATAAATTTATAAATCATAAATATAATAACTAAAAAAAATTAAATAATTAAAATTGACGGGCAAAATGGTTTTCCTGGTAACAAAAACAGCAACAAACAAACAAATGAATTAAAAAAATAAGAACAAAAAATAAAATGTTTTTAAAATGATGAAAATAAATAACTTTTTTCCTAACATATTTTATCATATTTAAAACCATTTAACAATGTTTTTGTTGAATGGAGTGCAATTTTGTTACTTTGTGCTACCAAAACCGCCTTTTCTGTAAAAATTATTTTCTTTTTCTTGGGTAATTTGGAAAAAGGTTTGAAAAATTCCTTGTGCAATTCTTTCACCTTTGAAAACTTGAACTGGGCTTTTAGAAAAATTATACAAAGCAATAAAAATATGACCTTCATTTTGCAAATTATTATAATAATCACTATCGACTACTCCCACGCCGTTGGCAAGGGTAAGTTGTTTTTTTAATGGCAAAGAAGACCTTACATAAATTAATAAAACTTCGTTACAAGGAAAATATGCTTTAATTCCTGTGGGAACCAAAATGACTGTTTGCGGTGGAATTTCAATGCTTTGGGATGCTTCAAAATCATAACCAGCGCTGAATTTGGTTTGACGTTGGGGAAGATTGATTCCTTGATTTTGATAACTGCTTACTTTTTCAAAAAAACGGTTTGTTTTATTCATAAAATTAAACCTTGGCTTTCTTTTGGGGGTAGTTAGTAATTTCATTTCTAAATTAATAAATACAAATCACAAAATAAAAGTAATAAAAACGAGAGACAAAAAATAATTAAAAAAGGGTGATAAAAATATCAAAAAATGAGTTTAAATATTATAAAAAAGTTAAAGATTCCAATCAACAGCTTTAATTCCACAAGTTTGCAAATAAGTATTGGTTCGAGAAAAGGGTTTAGATCCAAAAAAACCTCTATGAGCGGAAAAAGGGGAAGGATGGGGACTTTTAATTATGCAATTTCGGGATTGACAAATGTATTGTTCGTATTTTTGAGCAAATTTGCCCCACAAAACATAAACTATATGCGGTTTAGCTTGCAAAGCTTGAAAAATAGTTTTGGTAAATTCTTGCCAACCAATTTGATGATGACTTAAGGGTTTATCTTTTTCAACAGTCAAAATAGCATTAATCATCAAAACGCCTTCTAGTGCCCATTTAGTTAAATTATTGGTGCAAGCAGCAATTTGTAAATCATTTTTTAATTCTTTAAAAATATTGGATAAACTAGGTGGTTTTTGGAGTGTTTTTACACTAAAAGACAAACCGTGAGCTTGATTTTTGCGATGATAAGGATCTTGCCCCAAAATAACTACTTTCACTTTTTCAAAAGGAGTTAAATTAAAAGCTGCAAAAATATCTTCTTGATTGGGATAAATAATTTTGTGATTGGTTTTTTCTTCTTGCAAAAAAGTAAATATTTTTTTAAAATAAGGTTTGGTTTTTTGATTATTAATGATTTGCCACATTAATTGTTTACCTTTTGTTTTGTTATTATCAAAATTATTGTTCTATTATTGTATAATTTGGCTTTATTTGATTGTATTTTGTAATTATTTGGCTGCTTTTAGTTCTTTCATTAAAGCATATAAGAGATACGCCATAATCATTAAATAAACGATTATTAAAAACAAATATAAGGGGCGTTGGAATAAAAAAACAAAGAAAGAACGAATATAATCAAATAAATTTCTGATGAATGAAAAAATATAACGGTGTTTAAAAATATATTTTCCTACAATTTTGTCATAAGGAATTTCTTTTTCGTATGGAAGTTGGGGTTCATTTGCATCACCCCAAGTACCAATTAATTTTTTATTTGGATCATTAGAAACAACTCTATGAATAATAAAACGCTTTTCTTTGGCATCTTGTCTTTCTTCTTCAGAAACATTAGGATTATTATAATGAGGGTGTTCGAAAATTACAATATCGCCGTCTTTTGGATTATTTATGCCTACTTTATAAGGTTTGGTTATGGGATTTTTGGTAATTTGTTTCCCGCCAACAGGCATAAGTTTGGAAGCATCCCAAACACCTATAATAAAAACTTCATCTCCAGGACCATGTATAAAAGGCTCCATGCTGCCAGAAGCAACAGGAAAATGAGCAATACCTAGATATTTGGCTGAATATGCAGGAAAAAAAACATTACCCAAAGAAGCAATAAAGAGATAGATTAGAAAAAAATCTAAAATAATAATCATACTTTTTTTAAAAATTAAAAAAAAGTATTTCGTTTTTTGACTTTGTGGTTGAATTTTTGTTTTATTTTTGAACATAAATAATTATCATAATAATGAATTATTTTCCTTTTTTATTTATTAACTATGAATTATTTTAAACTATACAAATTAATTATAGCACAGAACAAGTTTTTTTTTGATAAAACAATTATAAGTGCTAAAAAAAATATTATTATTATAAAATTAATGTTATAATAATATTGATAATACTATATATAATCAAAAGCTTATTATAAAATAATGATTATTCTCACAATGAATTGAAAGATAAATTACATTCCATATAAGAATTTCGCAATAATAAATTAAAAAATATGAAAATTACAAAATTAAGATATAGATTTGCAACTATTACAACTACTTTTGTATTATTGTTGTTAGTGGTGCTGATTTTTAAATCTTTTGACAATATTGATAATATAAGCCCAACAAAAAACGAACCTAATCATAATGTGGATGTTATTCAAGAAAAAATCTATAACATGGATGGAAACATTGACCATATTTTGGATTACGATAGCAAAACAAATCAAAAAATTAAACTCACAGCATTTAATGAAGAAGAAGGGTGTGTTTGGTATATCATAGAATATGATTTGCAAACTGCCAATAAAATAAGACAAACTGTCTTTGGCAATGATGGAAATATCATAAATATTAAAGAATACGATCCACATACGCAA is a window encoding:
- a CDS encoding S26 family signal peptidase, with the translated sequence MIIILDFFLIYLFIASLGNVFFPAYSAKYLGIAHFPVASGSMEPFIHGPGDEVFIIGVWDASKLMPVGGKQITKNPITKPYKVGINNPKDGDIVIFEHPHYNNPNVSEEERQDAKEKRFIIHRVVSNDPNKKLIGTWGDANEPQLPYEKEIPYDKIVGKYIFKHRYIFSFIRNLFDYIRSFFVFLFQRPLYLFLIIVYLMIMAYLLYALMKELKAAK
- a CDS encoding DUF2963 domain-containing protein, with product MKITKLRYRFATITTTFVLLLLVVLIFKSFDNIDNISPTKNEPNHNVDVIQEKIYNMDGNIDHILDYDSKTNQKIKLTAFNEEEGCVWYIIEYDLQTANKIRQTVFGNDGNIINIKEYDPHTQNLIKEISFAEGTSNILYMYECDAKGGNIIKETHHNSQNGKIEYILEYDPQTQNKIKHTKYFPNGNIDYINKYDPKTEIRIWCEKYKYQSKNNVKDIYNYDPNSGDVIENNDN